A window of Elgaria multicarinata webbii isolate HBS135686 ecotype San Diego chromosome 2, rElgMul1.1.pri, whole genome shotgun sequence contains these coding sequences:
- the SPTY2D1 gene encoding protein SPT2 homolog, giving the protein MEFRDILVVASEQQGLSAVPKRYSLAVGPPKKDPKVKGVQSAAVRAFLRRQEEEQKKKVLEEKRRKEGLLAKRVELKHDRKARAMASRTKDNFCGYNGIPMEEKPKKRQGRESSSDRNTEGGECMTGDEMEQFEYSQTESEHESEEYEEKPSKTPVKPKAPPKTAPPTMNFRDLLKLAEKKQHEPVEIKVVKKTEERPMTAEELREREFLERKNRKAVLLKEKKVEKETKHVSVSSSSKKEILHKELMTARLSKHSTDKHSSSKGGLSSQSGTDKKAKGPALSEKPSKLSPSSKPRHTEKAKPSHKGTLKSPSNSSHVKVASSGGGKSGSSSHTPILKTAANGMLRQPSSKESGLKKTASHTKAASVTATQHVSVKPSSSKQTSSSAASGGTLPRAKSSLSTGPGRPGSSLITGQGSQGPGRSGSSSGSGQRSSSSSIGPGRPGNSLGLGSGRAGSSSGPVRSGSSQSVGPGRPSSSLNAGLGRGSSSGSVPGRPSSISVGTPKPKCTVVSETISSKNLVPRQGSGQMNGMRPFPQQRPGIPPQGFPRPTLPPITSKRQYEDDDEYDSEMEDFIDDEGEPQEEISRHIKEIFGYDRSRYRDESDYALRYMESSWKEQQKEEAKSLRLGMQEDLEELRREEEELKRKKQTKKLRTC; this is encoded by the exons AAAAGATACAGTTTGGCAGTAGGCCCTCCCAAAAAGGACCCAAAAGTTAAGGGTGTTCAATCAGCTGCTGTGCGAGCTTTCCTCAGACGGCAAGAAGAGGAACAGAAGAAAAAAG TTCttgaggaaaaaagaagaaaagaaggacttcttgCTAAGCGTGTGGAGTTGAAACATGATCGAAAAGCAAGAGCTATGGCTTCACGGACAAAGGACAATTTCTGTGGCTATAATGGCATTCCTATGGAAGAGAAGCCTAAAAAGAGGCAAGGTCGTGAAAGCAGCTCTGATAGAAACACAGAAGGTGGTGAATGCATGACAGGGGATGAAATGGAGCAGTTTGAATATAGTCAGACAGAATCTGAGCATGAATCAGAAGAATATGAAGAAAAGCCATCCAAAACACCAGTGAAACCAAAGGCACCTCCCAAAACCGCTCCTCCGACAATGAATTTTAGAGATCTTTTAAAGCTGGCTGAAAAAAAACAACATGAACCAGTTGAAATAAAAGTTGTGAAAAAGACTGAGGAAAGACCTATGACAGCAGAAGAACTAAGAGAACGAGAATTCTTGGAGCGGAAAAACAGGAAAGCGGTTTTACTAAAAGAGAAGAAagtggaaaaagaaaccaaacatgtaAGTGTGTCAAGTTCTTCCAAAAAAGAGATTTTACATAAGGAGCTCATGACTGCTAGACTCAGCAAGCATTCAACAGATAAACATTCCTCCTCTAAAGGAGGCCTTTCCTCACAAAGTGGTACTGATAAAAAAGCCAAAGGACCAGCATTAAGTGAAAAGCCTTCGAAGTTGTCACCTTCCTCCAAACCCAGGCACACTGAGAAAGCAAAGCCCTCACACAAGGGAACTttaaaaagcccatctaacagCAGTCATGTTAAAGTGGCATCTAGTGGAGGAGGAAAATCTGGATCCAGCTCCCATACTCCCATCTTGAAAACAGCTGCAAATGGAATGCTCAGACAGCCATCTTCTAAAGAATCTGGTCTGAAAAAAACGGCTAGCCATACAAAAGCAGCTAGCGTGACTGCTACTCAGCATGTTAGTGTAAAACCTTCCAGCTCTAAGCAAACAAGCAGCAGTGCAGCGTCAGGAGGCACTCTTCCACGGGCGAAAAGCAGCTTGAGTACAGGTCCTGGGCGGCCAGGCAGCAGCTTGATTACTGGACAAGGATCGCAAGGGCCTGGGCGATCAGGAAGTAGCTCAGGATCAGGCCAGCGAAGCAGCAGTTCAAGCATTGGACCTGGCCGACCGGGTAATAGCTTGGGCCTGGGATCCGGCAGAGCAGGCAGCAGTTCAGGGCCGGTGCGTTCTGGCAGTAGTCAAAGCGTAGGACCTGGCCGGCCCAGTAGCAGCCTAAATGCTGGACTGGGAAGAGGTAGCAGTTCAGGATCAGTACCAGGCCGGCCAAGCAGCATTTCAGTTGGAACTCCAAAACCAAAGTGCACTGTTGTATCAGAAACCATCTCATCTAAAAATCTAGTCCCAAGACAAGGTAGTGGCCAGATGAATGGAATGAGGCCGTTTCCGCAGCAAAGGCCTGGGATTCCCCCACAAG GTTTTCCAAGGCCTACTCTTCCACCTATTACTTCTAAAAGGCAatatgaagatgatgatgaatatGATTCTGAAATGGAGGATTTCATTGATGATGAAGGCGAGCCTCAAGAAGAAATCTCTAGGCATATTAAAGAGATATTTGGTTATGATCGGTCTAG GTATAGAGATGAAAGTGATTATGCCTTACGTTACATGGAAAGCAGCTGGAAAGAGCAACAGAAAGAGGAAGCCAAAAG CTTGAGACTTGGAATGCAAGAAGATCTAGAGGAGCTGAGACGCGAAGAGGAGGAATTGAAACGCAAGAAGCAGACAAAGAAGCTGAGAACGTGTTAA